The sequence below is a genomic window from Lentimicrobium saccharophilum.
CAACCGACAAATGGAATAATCAATCCAAGTACAAAATAATGAACGAAAGCTGAGATATTTGCAACCTTCTCAAGTTTCATAATTACCATAGGTGTAACATCTATCAATCCTGCTACAAGTCCTATTATTATTGCTATTAACAAATCATTCATATCGTATTTTATTTGTTGTACTGTCGTTCTTCAAAATGCATGGTAACGGCTGGGGGTGTGGCAAGTGTGGGAGAGCGTGTTACGTTTTCGTCCCCCGACGAAAACGCCCGAGCGGGCGAAACAGCTCCGTAGTCCCACTCTCAACCCACATTGGCTACACCCCTTGTTGTGCGTTCGGCGTTTTATAAATCATCTATCGCTTTTGTTTTGATTATTTCACTATTAATTTTGTCATAATATGACAACATTACAAAGCATCTTGTTACTCCATCGTGTTCAATTGAAAGTTGAATACTTCCTTTGTCAGTCTCATAAGTTGTATAATATTTGCAGTTATCCATTTTAACTGCGTGCATTCTGTCACCGTCATCTTCTGGTTCAGAATAGGTATCAAACTTTTCAACACAATTTGATGGTTTGCCATATTTTTGTGTAAGCATTTCTTTCAAATTCAAATAATTTCCCGACAGCAAAGACCAAGTATCACAATCAGGAAAAATTACTGTAATTTTACTAACTAAGTCCTTCTGTTTTAAAGTTGCTACTCCTACAATACAATTTTTATATGCCGCAAAATCACCCGTTAGCATTGCAACCCCATCTTTTGTGTTTATGAGGGTAAATCCATTATGTTTCATCTTTGACACATATTCATTGAGTGTACCGTCAATCGGAACTCCCTTAAATATAAGGTGGTCTGACAACTGCGTTTGCGCAAACGAAACTATTGTCGTTAATGCAACAATTAATGTGATAATTATTTTTTTCATACCGTTAATTTTATGTTTCTAAAAATTGCTTGTATTTAATGATGTTTAGAATTATGACAATTGTTACAGACAGATACAAGCCATTCGATAGGCTCTTTACCAATATTTCTCTTAGCATAACGTTTATGATGGACTTGTGTTGCCCTAGCACCACAATACACACACCGCCAATTGTCTCGTTTGAGCACTACATAACGTTTTCTTTTCCATTCGTCTGATTGTAGATATACGTTCCTGTAATAGTCTCTTCGCTGTTTTCGACTTATATCGAACCCCCATCTCTTAAATGCAAAGATGATAACTGCTAATATTATCAAAAGTAAAAACTGATATTCCATTATCAATTACTTTTTCACATTCAGTTTGCTTTTCTTGTCCGCACTGTTCTGTCCTACGCTGACGCACAACGGCAAAAATATATTTAGTGCAGACTTGTGATCCAAAGTTACTCAGATTGCTCATTCTTCACACCTGCATTGAATATATTTTTATGTTGTGTGGAGTTTTTTCTTTGTTGTTAAACAATCCTTGAAAAAACTGAAAGTTTGAGCCTGTGTCACCGTGAAAGACTTTAGGCAAAAAATATTGAGTCGATAGCGGGAGCCGGAGCTATGATCAGTCTTTTTTACCGTGAAAATACTCATATCAAACAGCTTAAATTGGCAAATTTCCATCCAAAATTTGACTATCTCAATTTTTTCCTGTAACTTTGCCGGGCATTTTAAGCGTGCCAACGCTTTTGAAAGTGAACTTTCACGCGGTTTCTCCCGCTAATGCCCGCCAGTTTTTCTGAACTTCCATTATTTAAGCTGTTGACTATTTCTTGTTCCTGTATTTTCATGTCTTCACGGTGGGCTCAAATTACACACAACGGATTGGTATATGAAAAGTTGGGCAATACGGAGCGATTCACTGTCAAACCACACAAAGTTAAATGCGAGCTACACACTTGAAATTTAACACTATCTGCCCAATTTTTTATATACCGTGTTACCAACTGGGCGTTATTGTCTGTCAATGGTTTGAGATATTTTTTTAATCCTGTCATACCGTTTTCCCTGTCTTAAAAGATTTAGTTTTTTTGTGTCGGGTAAGTCAGGGTAGGAAAATAGCCAAGCTCTATGGCAGGTTTTGGCTTTAGCGTTGGCTTGTGCGACCTGCCATTGTGCTTGGCTATGTGCGTTAGCGTTTAATTGCTCGAATAATTTCACCTAACCATAAGACAAAAGACGTCGACCCAATAATTACTGCCCAGTCTTTCAATGTTAATGGAACAGTCCTGAAAACTTCGCCTCCAAATTCAACAATTAATATTTGACCTACTAAAATGACAAAAGCTACAATTAAGAAACCAATAGATTTATTTAATCCATGGAAAGCAGATTTACCTGATGCGAATGCTTTTGCATTAAACATATTCCAGAATTGTAACATTACAAATATTGTGAAGAAACGAGATAAGTCATAACGACTAACTTCACCATTATTTGAAAAATAAAAGAGAAGTCCTAATAAAATAATTACGAATGAAAAACCGACAAAAAGAATATTGAACCTCATTGAAGGTGTAATTATAAAATCCTCATTTTTCCTAGGTTTATTATCCATTACACGCAAATTCGGAGGCAGAGAAGCCAATGCCCCTGCTGCAAATGTGTCCATAATTAAGTTCACCCAAAGCATTTGCGTAACAGTCAAAGGTAATTCATGACCGAATATTGAACCTAAAAAGACAATAATAAGGGCAGCAACGTTTATTGTTAATTGAAAAAGAATAAAACGTTGAATGTTCTGGTATAATGAACGACCCCACATTACAGCAGTTGTAATACTACTAAATGAGTCATCTAACAGTGTTATGTCGCTGGCTTCTTTGGCAACAGAAGTCCCTGAACCCATTGATAAGCCAACATGAGCAAAATTCAAAGCTGGTGCATCATTTGTGCCATCACCTGTAACAGCAACAACAGAACCGTTTCTTTGCAATAGTTGAACTAATCTTTGTTTATCGGTTGGTCTTGCTCTGCACATTATTTTTAAATGTTGCACTCTTTTTAGAGCTTCTTCATCGGAAAGATTTTCAAACTCAATACCAGTAATAATATTATGAAAGTTATCACTGTCATTCCAAATACCTATCTGACGACCAATTTCCTTAGCCGTACCCGGAGTATCACCAGTTACAATTTTCACTTCAATACCGGCATTTAAACATTTTGTTACTGCGGAAGGAACATCTAATCTAACAGGGTCAGAGATTGCTGTTACTCCAAGAAAAACAAGATTTGAATTAACTAATTTTCC
It includes:
- a CDS encoding DUF19 domain-containing protein — encoded protein: MKKIIITLIVALTTIVSFAQTQLSDHLIFKGVPIDGTLNEYVSKMKHNGFTLINTKDGVAMLTGDFAAYKNCIVGVATLKQKDLVSKITVIFPDCDTWSLLSGNYLNLKEMLTQKYGKPSNCVEKFDTYSEPEDDGDRMHAVKMDNCKYYTTYETDKGSIQLSIEHDGVTRCFVMLSYYDKINSEIIKTKAIDDL
- a CDS encoding HNH endonuclease, producing the protein MEYQFLLLIILAVIIFAFKRWGFDISRKQRRDYYRNVYLQSDEWKRKRYVVLKRDNWRCVYCGARATQVHHKRYAKRNIGKEPIEWLVSVCNNCHNSKHH